The window CGGCGAAAAACGTGGCGACGTTTCTGGAGATTCTCCTGAATTTGAGCGCATCGGCCGATGCGGTCTAAAAGCCGTTGGTATGGGTGAATTCGGCGACTTCCCTGCGTTTAGGGGGCGCGGAGATCTTTGCCGGATATCCCATCGGTATGAGCACAGCCAGTTCATACCCATCGGGAACGTTCAGCACCTGTTTGGCCTTGTCGTGATCCAGCAGACCAACGACCACCGTACCCAGACCGAGACTGTGGGCTGCAAGGCAAAGGCTTTGGGTGGCAATGCCGAGATCGAACATGAACCAGTCGCCGAACTTGGTCGTGACGGCATTGTTGTAAAAGCCCGAGCTGTTCAGCTTGCCGCAAAGCGCCAGCACCACCGGTGCGTTGACGATGGCCTTCGTTGCCGGATTTTTGGGGGCCAGGGTTTCCTGCAATTTCTCCTTGATTGCCGGATCACGGACAACGACAACTTCCCAGCATTGCGTATTGGCCCAGGATTGGGACCATTGCACGGCTTCCAGCACCTGATGAAGCACTTCCTCGGGGATATCCTTTCCTTCTTCGTATTTTCGAACGCTTCGCCGGTTTTTCAGCAATTCGAGAAAATCACTCATGGCTCCTTCCTTTCTGGGATAAGGGTGCATTTGTCGTAAAAATACCTCCCCTCGCATGCCGGGGATAATCGTTCTCGTCGTTGTCGTTGTCGTTGTCGTAATCGAAACTCCATGGGCTCGTCACCCCGGCCAACGCCCGACTCCTATAGATCCTGTCCAAGTCCCGCTCGCGTAGATCTGCTGGATTCCGGCTTTCGCCGGAATGACGATCTGAACCTGCCATCGAAATGAAGGTCATATTTCTGCTACAGGGATGGCACAACCCCCGACATGAGCATTTATTGTAAAAATATATCAGTGGTCATTGGGCAGTCTGTAGGGGCGACCGGCCGGTCGCCCCTACAAGGTCCAGCGCAGGCCAACGTTCCGAATTCCTGCGTCGAGCGGTAATGACGCCTGGGACGGCAACGATCAACAAGCTCACGAGAAAAGATATGGATCACCCGCTTTGCGTGAACAAACCGCTGCCGGAATCAGATCGCCGCGGCGCGTGGGAGTTCTGGTTGAAGCAAGGATTTCAGGGCCGATTCCCATGTGGGATAAATGAATGAGAACCCGTTTTCAAGAAGTACTTTCGGAATGACCCGCTGGCTTGCCAGCAAAACGGATGCAAATTCTCCCAGGATCAGCTTCATCCCGAACGCGGGAGCCGGCAACCAGCAGGGCTTTCGGAGAAATCGGCCGATGGCCCGGGAAAGCTCGCCATTGGTAACTGTACCGGGCGATACGAAATTGACCGGCCCATGGATATGCTGGTTCTCGATGCACCAGGATGCAGCCCGGATCAAATCCTCGATGTGTATCCAGGAAAACCATTGTTTCCCATTGCCAAGCGGTCCGCCCACCAAAAAGCGGAAAGGAGCGATCATTTTTTCGAAAGCGCCTCCGTTTTTCGCGAGAACGACCCCGAAACGCGCAACGATTACCCGATGTCCTTTTCCTTCAGCCCGGAACGATTCGGATTCCCATCTGGAAGCCAAATCCGCCAGAAAGTCATGCCCTGCCGGTTGGGTCTCATCGAGGATTTCATCCCCCCGATTGCCATAGAAACCAACGGCTGACGTATTGATCAGAACGGTGTTTCGATTTTCCAACGCATCCACGATGGCTCGTGTGGTCAGAATCCTCGAATCGATCATGGCCTGCTTGGCCGCTTCTGTCCATCGGGTAAAAATGCTGGTGCCCGCGAGGTTGATGACGGCATCGG of the Desulfatirhabdium butyrativorans DSM 18734 genome contains:
- a CDS encoding nitroreductase family protein, whose protein sequence is MSDFLELLKNRRSVRKYEEGKDIPEEVLHQVLEAVQWSQSWANTQCWEVVVVRDPAIKEKLQETLAPKNPATKAIVNAPVVLALCGKLNSSGFYNNAVTTKFGDWFMFDLGIATQSLCLAAHSLGLGTVVVGLLDHDKAKQVLNVPDGYELAVLIPMGYPAKISAPPKRREVAEFTHTNGF
- a CDS encoding TIGR01777 family oxidoreductase — its product is MKIVICGGTGFVGSTLAPHFLRQGHRVVSIGRRPPSPEALDPALGVLSADTTRNGPWQEHIRNADAVINLAGTSIFTRWTEAAKQAMIDSRILTTRAIVDALENRNTVLINTSAVGFYGNRGDEILDETQPAGHDFLADLASRWESESFRAEGKGHRVIVARFGVVLAKNGGAFEKMIAPFRFLVGGPLGNGKQWFSWIHIEDLIRAASWCIENQHIHGPVNFVSPGTVTNGELSRAIGRFLRKPCWLPAPAFGMKLILGEFASVLLASQRVIPKVLLENGFSFIYPTWESALKSLLQPELPRAAAI